Proteins from a genomic interval of Yarrowia lipolytica chromosome 1E, complete sequence:
- a CDS encoding uncharacterized protein (Compare to YALI0E21065g, similar to DEHA0D05984g Debaryomyces hansenii) — MACWTGQSDAHLLGNNICPWTVILVQVPATPIDSHILSIQLSQPTDCLLMQPYTCQLLITCGDSKHQISNTYYNQHSIKSRYISPTIVPLYTYVPPQLLVLPPSLLLRVLLGHLSLSNVHSSKDGLLSGQQLLLGSDHVSLLRSLVNKIGHLLGHVAGVTSWHDGVVSLRCQLGVSSLLDNEILLLLFGQRASEKALESDPGSVEGTEDVFVAVIPLHEKHSIA; from the coding sequence ATGGCGTGCTGGACGGGGCAGAGTGATGCTCACTTACTCGGAAATAATATCTGTCCATGGACCgtcatacttgtacaagtaccagcCACCCCTATAGACTCCCATATACTGTCTATTCAACTCTCCCAACCAACCGATTGCTTACTCATGCAGCCATATACCTGCCAGCTCCTCATAACCTGTGGCGATTCAAAGCATCAAATCTCAAACACGTACTACAACCAACATTCCATAAAAAGCCGATACATTTCACCCACTATAGTCCCTCTATATACATACGTCCCCCCCCAACTTCTTGTTCTACCACCatcccttcttctccgtgttcttcttggccatctcAGCCTCAGCAATGTCCACAGCTCGAAGGATGGCCTCCTCTCGGGCcaacagcttcttctcggcagcGACCATGTGTCGTTGCTGAGGTCGCTCGTAAACAAGAtcggccacctccttggtcacgtggccgGGGTTACCTCCTGGCATGACGGGGTTGTGTCCCTGAGATGCCAGCTTGGTGTATCCTCTCTCCTTGACAATGAGATCCTGCTGCTCTTGTTCGGTCAGCGAGCCAGTGAGAAAGCCCTTGAGTCGGATCCGGGCTCTGTAGAAGGGACTGAAGACGTTTTCGTAGCCGTTATCCCACTTCATGAAAAACACTCCATAGcctaa
- a CDS encoding uncharacterized protein (Compare to YALI0E21087g, some similarities with uniprot|P87049 Schizosaccharomyces pombe G1/S-specific cyclin pas1, similar to Saccharomyces cerevisiae PCL5 (YHR071W); ancestral locus Anc_5.347) codes for MASPTDSTFTCPSTCVSINTTPGVLLDKKEPIATIEPPSINRVLSTLNDSRKEQFISRLVESAVWILETIWPATSRVGEIQGQFPGGSSSVRSISLKRFIQEVLRRSRSSFSTLHVALYYLVQLKPQIIALSRNRSSEPKNPAGKVNILSCPRRCFLSSLMVADKFLQDRNFSARAWAKISGLQASELSTNMLDFLKALDWKTFVAGDVYAQWSELLFENALLDMPEEELNPPTNGYEEVSPVTVYTPAASPVFGESEFSRAVLKRSFDEDDARQTKRRNI; via the coding sequence ATGGCCTCACCTACTGACTCCACCTTCACTTGTCCTTCGACTTGTGTCTCCATCAACACAACCCCTGGGGTGCTcctcgacaagaaggagcccATCGCCACCATCGAGCCCCCCAGCATCAACCGGGTGCTCTCGACTCTCAACGACTCGCGAAAAGAGCAGTTCATTTCGCGGCTCGTCGAGTCGGCCGTGTGGATCCTCGAGACTATCTGGCCTGCCACCTCCCGAGTGGGCGAGATCCAGGGCCAGTTCCCTGGCGGCTCGTCCTCGGTCAGATCGATTTCACTCAAGCGGTTTATTCAGGAGGTTCTGCGGCGCTcccgctcctccttctccacactGCACGTGGCTCTCTACTACCTTGTGCAGCTCAAGCCTCAGATCATTGCGCTTTCCCGTAATCGTTCCTCTGAGCCCAAGAACCCCGCCGGCAAGGTGAACATTCTCTCCTGTCCCCGGCGGTGCTTCCTCTCCTCCCTCATGGTGGCCGACAAGTTTCTGCAGGACCGGAATTTTAGCGCCCGAGCATGGGCCAAGATTTCGGGGCTCCAGGCCTCGGAGCTTTCTACTAACATGTTGGACTTTCTCAAGGCTCTCGACTGGAAGACCTTTGTTGCCGGCGACGTTTACGCCCAATGGAGTGAGCTTCTGTTCGAGAACGCTCTCCTGGACATgcctgaggaggagctcaaccCCCCCACTAACGGATATGAGGAAGTCTCTCCCGTGACTGTTTACACCCCCGCTGCGTCTCCCGTTTTCGGCGAGAGCGAGTTCAGCAGAGCAGTCCTCAAGCGATCGTttgatgaagatgacgCTCGTCAGACAAAGAGACGTAATATTTAA
- a CDS encoding uncharacterized protein (Truncated form of YALI0E21109g, similar to uniprot|P53334 Saccharomyces cerevisiae YGR279C Probable family 17 glucosidase SCW4 precursor (Soluble cell wall protein 4)): protein MPLLPPSCPPAPQTTSDAAPSPQPAPTTFSTSVIEPSSTSSSAAEATPTFTPNGILPYSLTYSPYNDDSSCKTMDEVMKDLKEIVAKGIKVIRVYGTDCGSVQTIEPAAKQLGLKINQGFWIGPDGVDSIDSGVQEFINWVQQNQAWGMIDSITVGNEAIIAGYVSPQQLLGKIGQVKSQLKAAGYQGQVTTAEPAVSYTTHPELCTGPELDYVGINSHAYFNPQQSPETAGQFALDEMALTQKTCNNKVVFVTETGYPSAGNTNGNNVPTPQNQEIAINSLLKALNGYGTFFTMYNDFWKAPGPYNVEQHFGIINILQ from the coding sequence ATGCCCCTCCTGCCCCCTTCCTGCCCTCCTGCCCCTCAGACTACCTCTGACGCTGCCCCCTCTCCCCAGCCTGCCCCTACCACCTTTTCCACTTCTGTTATCGAgccctcttccacctcttcttctgctgcgGAGGCCACTCCCACTTTCACGCCCAACGGAATTCTGCCCTACTCGCTCACCTACTCGCCCTACAACGACGACTCGTCCTGCAAGACTATGGACGAGGTCATGaaggacctcaaggagatcgTCGCCAAGGGTATCAAGGTGATCCGTGTCTACGGCACTGACTGCGGCTCTGTCCAGACCATTGAACCTGCCGCTAAGCAGCTTGGTCTCAAGATCAACCAGGGTTTCTGGATCGGACCCGACGGAGTTGACTCCATTGACTCTGGTGTCCAGGAGTTCATTAACTGGGTCCAGCAGAACCAGGCCTGGGGTATGATTGACTCTATCACTGTTGGAAATGAGGCTATCATTGCCGGCTACGTCAGCCCCCAGCAACTCCTTGGAAAGATCGGCCAGGTCAAGAGTCAGCTCAAGGCTGCTGGATACCAGGGACAGGTCACCACCGCCGAGCCTGCTGTCTCCTACACCACCCACCCCGAGCTGTGCACTGGCCCTGAGCTCGACTACGTTGGGATCAACTCTCACGCCTACTTCAACCCCCAACAGTCTCCTGAGACCGCCGGCCAGTTTGCTCTGGACGAGATGGCTCTTACTCAGAAGACTTGTAACAACAAGGTTGTTTTTGTCACCGAGACAGGCTACCCTTCTGCTGGTAACACCAACGGCAACAATGTTCCTACTCCCCAGAACCAGGAAATTGCCATCAACTCTTTGCTCAAGGCCCTCAATGGCTACGGCACCTTTTTCACCATGTACAACGACTTCTGGAAGGCCCCCGGTCCTTACAACGTTGAGCAGCATTTTGGTATCATTAACATTCTTCAGTAA
- a CDS encoding uncharacterized protein (Compare to YALI0E21131g, similar to uniprot|Q8NKG8 Kluyveromyces lactis Putative delta 8-sphingolipid desaturase), with protein MSYKTRKEVLPRSEIEALIADGHHIVIYNGKVLKLDNWLDRHPGGDMAIFHVVGRDATDEINAYHSDEALATMGAYQIGITGEKIWENFLPPIQGGVFRKRGSIAADEGISLSSSASSSSQEAVTQKPAPIFTNEQILKAERLKLIEEDENRQLQHDLEIFPSLDYNTQTEIGTKYKALYKRVEDAGLFEPNYRGYFSDFLRISTMFSLSWYLFDKSMFLSAICLGMGWHQLVFIAHDAGHIGITHGYQMDNWIGMTIAAWIGGLSLGWWKRNHNVHHIITNDPVHDPDIQHLPVFAVSNRFFSSVKSTYYNCVLKYDIFARYLIPLQHMTYYPILCLGRFNLYALSWGHVLLGRGPRHGKAAWFRWYELMGLSFFAYWFFYLIVYKSIPTAGQRWMYVIVSHVATMPVHVQITLSHFAMSTQDLGLSESFAQRQLRTTMDVDCPAWLDFLHGGLQFQAIHHLFPRMPRHNLRRAQRYVLEYCKDIGVEYHIYGFVHGNQHVIGKLGEIAKQAEIFRDCERHLREEHVAEMTEAK; from the coding sequence ATGTCCTACAAGACCCGCAAAGAGGTGCTTCCGCGGTCGGAAATTGAGGCGCTCATCGCCGACGGCCACCACATTGTCATCTACAACGGCAAGGTGCTCAAGCTGGACAACTGGCTCGATCGTCACCCTGGAGGAGACATGGCCATTTTCCACGTGGTTGGACGGGACGCCACCGACGAAATCAACGCATACCACAGCGACGAGGCCCTGGCCACCATGGGCGCCTACCAGATTGGAATCACTGGCGAAAAAATCTGGGAAAACTTTCTGCCACCTATCCAGGGAGGAGTGTTTCGAAAACGGGGCAGTATTGCTGCAGATGAGGGCATTTCGCTGTCCAGCAGCGCATCCAGCTCATCACAGGAGGCAGTGACTCAGAAACCCGCGCCCATTTTTACGAACGAACAAATTCTCAAGGCGGAAAGACTTAAGCTCatcgaggaggacgagaacagacagctccagcaTGACCTTGAAATCTTTCCCTCTCTCGACTACAACACCCAGACGGAGATTGGAACAAAGTACAAGGCCCTGTACAAGCGTGTCGAGGACGCTGGCTTGTTTGAACCCAATTACAGAGGCTACTTCAGTGACTTTCTTCGAATCTCTACCATGTTCAGTCTGTCATGGTACCTGTTTGACAAGTCCATGTTCCTCTCCGCCATTTGTCTGGGCATGGGCTGGCACCAGCTAGTCTTCATTGCTCATGATGCCGGCCACATTGGTATCACCCATGGCTACCAGATGGACAACTGGATCGGAATGACCATTGCCGCTTGGATTGGAGGTCTGTCTTTGGGCTGGTGGAAGCGAAACCACAACGTGCATCACATTATTACCAACGACCCTGTGCACGACCCCGATATCCAGCATCTTCCCGTATTTGCTGTATCCAACCGATTCTTCTCGTCAGTCAAGTCCACCTACTATAACTGTGTGCTCAAGTACGACATCTTCGCTCGATACCTCATTCCCTTGCAGCACATGACCTACTACCCCATTTTGTGCCTGGGTCGATTCAACCTTTACGCTCTGTCATGGGGCCATGTGCTTCTTGGAAGAGGCCCTCGACACGGTAAGGCTGCGTGGTTCCGATGGTACGAGCTCATGGGACTCTCCTTCTTCGCGTACTGGTTCTTCTACCTCATTGTGTACAAGAGCATTCCCACTGCCGGCCAGCGATGGATGTATGTGATTGTGTCGCACGTTGCTACTATGCCTGTTCATGTGCAAATCACTCTGTCGCACTTTGCTATGTCCACCCAGGACCTGGGTCTGTCGGAGTCCTTTGCCCAGCGACAACTGCGAACCACTATGGACGTGGATTGTCCTGCCTGGCTCGACTTCTTACATGGAGGTCTGCAGTTCCAGGCCATCCACCACCTGTTCCCTCGAATGCCCCGACACAACTTGCGAAGGGCACAGCGGTACGTGCTTGAGTACTGCAAAGATATTGGCGTGGAGTACCATATCTACGGCTTTGTGCACGGCAACCAGCACGTGATTGGTAAGCTGGGCGAGATTGCCAAGCAAGCCGAAATCTTCCGTGACTGTGAGCGACATCTTCGAGAGGAACATGTTGCTGAGATGACTGAGGCCAAGTAG
- a CDS encoding uncharacterized protein (Compare to YALI0E21153g, similar to uniprot|Q02724 Saccharomyces cerevisiae YPL020c ULP1 Ubl-specific protease, similar to Saccharomyces cerevisiae ULP1 (YPL020C); ancestral locus Anc_8.72) produces MTSLYSGNLPKFDPQQPRYNGTRKTSHYDSLRKDSNSHHDDPFNPSTNRPDRVFTPNKSLVSYRDDFPRQQVQERTFSGNKGALDLPLHGSLTANQKRSYLEAFNVIGETGHSKPPPQSLYYQPEDNSLLAVQNHFDPIVDHPTMDTVKHIALEACKNLWRGTSLLFFALRASVAFAYNAVYTSDTKRRRVSNPNTNQGEFAESDARLNHYLAQNAHEEGQDVELEIIGSRQVEQYPSRVPGAFVDHQYDDYYSKAAPEQMRAAKASTSVQEPPQAHLRSSNNSYDDSLHFNGSFAASSPHFKPSKSLQDEFESIDASNQSFTPMKLPKRTAASTVAAENVLKPNRVPSYGTTFLQRPLEGPVVGQKPNKKFTERLYNAFSGNYKPPPTVVPETSFDASHLESQDRTQSVFSAWSNKSGAVDHDDEVEDARQRHAAQLYRQHQAELEQSLQEASRMDFKESYEVLEARRQQIQEQIERQKAQAEGRPVRSKKAPGAFLDLTSEQLKQVDDLWRSSPHNVIIDKFRIDLKGDDIHKLKDGRWLNDNVINFYFAMITERSKKAEGKLPVIGCMVTQFFKNLQEKGYSGVARWAKRAGIDVTKADYVFFPLNLNNNHWCLAVLDNVNKQIRQHDSLNGDGTRNLHIIKDYLRQEAEKMHPGSGGMFDEYEIVPRAESPQQFNGVDCGVFTCQNIELMARNAPLNYSQEDMPTIRRRIVYEVCTAEFLTHAQGKL; encoded by the coding sequence ATGACGTCGCTGTACTCGGGGAACCTGCCGAAATTCGATCCCCAACAACCACGATACAACGGAACGCGCAAAACAAGCCACTACGACAGTCTGCGCAAAGATAGCAACTCTCACCACGACGACCCCTTCAACCCCTCCACTAACCGCCCAGACCGCGTCTTTACCCCCAATAAGAGCCTTGTCAGCTATAGAGACGACTTTCCGCGCCAGCAGGTACAAGAGCGGACCTTTTCGGGCAACAAAGGCGCTCTCGATCTACCTCTACACGGCTCTCTGACGGCTAACCAGAAACGGTCCTATCTCGAGGCATTCAACGTGATAGGAGAAACAGGACATTCAAAACCGCCACCTCAGTCTCTGTACTACCAGCCCGAAGATAACTCGCTGCTGGCTGTACAAAACCACTTTGATCCCATTGTCGATCATCCCACCATGGATACAGTCAAACATATTGCTCTGGAGGCGTGCAAGAACCTGTGGAGAGGCACCAGTCTGCTGTTTTTCGCGCTCAGAGCCAGTGTGGCCTTTGCATACAATGCAGTATATACCTCCGACACCAAACGACGCAGGGTGTCGAATCCCAACACGAATCAGGGCGAGTTCGCAGAATCAGACGCCAGACTGAACCACTACCTGGCCCAAAACGCCCATGAAGAGGGCCAGGACGTGGAACTGGAGATTATCGGATCTCGACAGGTGGAACAGTACCCTAGTCGAGTCCCTGGAGCCTTTGTGGACCATCAATACGACGACTATTATTCCAAGGCTGCTCCCGAGCAAATGAGAGCCGCCAAGGCAAGCACATCGGTCCAGGAGCCACCACAGGCGCACCTGAGGTCGTCCAACAACAGTTACGACGATTCGCTGCATTTCAACGGCTCCTTTGCCGCTTCCTCACCTCATTTCAAACCCAGCAAGTCGCTGCAAGACGAATTTGAGTCTATCGACGCCTCCAACCAGTCCTTCACTCCCATGAAGCTGCCCAAGCGAACTGCGGCTTCTACGGTAGCGGCCGAAAACGTTCTCAAGCCAAACAGAGTGCCTTCCTATGGTACCACATTTCTGCAGAGACCTCTCGAAGGCCCTGTTGTCGGCCAGAAGCCCAACAAGAAGTTCACCGAGCGTCTTTACAACGCCTTTTCCGGAAACTACAAGCCTCCCCCTACGGTTGTGCCTGAAACATCGTTTGATGCGTCTCATCTGGAGTCTCAGGATCGAACTCAGTCTGTTTTCTCTGCTTGGAGCAACAAATCCGGTGCTGTTGaccatgatgatgaggtGGAGGATGCCAGGCAGAGACACGCTGCCCAACTGTACCGACAACACCAGGCTGAGCTGGAGCAATCACTGCAGGAGGCTTCTCGGATGGACTTCAAGGAATCCTacgaggtgctggaggccCGACGACAGCAGATCCAGGAACAGATTGAGCGACAAAAGGCCCAGGCCGAGGGCCGACCGGTGCGAAGTAAGAAGGCACCCGGAGCGTTTTTGGACCTGACGTCCGAGCAGCTCAAACAGGTCGACGACCTGTGGCGGTCTTCGCCTCACAATGTGATCATCGACAAGTTCCGAATTGATCTCAAGGGCGACGATATccacaagctcaaggacggcCGATGGCTCAACGACAACGTGATCAACTTTTACTTCGCCATGATCACCGAGCGGTCCAAGAAGGCAGAGGGAAAGTTGCCAGTCATTGGGTGCATGGTTACGCAGTTCTTCAAAAACCTGCAGGAAAAGGGCTACTCTGGGGTTGCCCGATGGGCCAAGAGAGCCGGAATCGACGTAACAAAGGCCGATTACGTCTTTTTCCCTCTCAACTTGAACAACAACCATTGGTGTTTGGCCGTTTTGGATAACGTCAATAAGCAGATTCGACAGCACGACTCCCTTAACGGAGACGGAACTAGAAACCTGcacatcatcaaggactATCTTCGTcaggaggccgagaagatgCATCCAGGTTCGGGGGGTATGTTTGACGAGTACGAGATTGTGCCTCGAGCAGAGTCCCCCCAGCAGTTTAATGGAGTTGACTGTGGTGTGTTCACGTGTCAGAACATCGAGCTCATGGCGCGAAACGCCCCTCTCAACTACTCACAGGAGGATATGCCTACGATTAGAAGGCGAATCGTATATGAGGTTTGTACGGCAGAGTTTCTGACTCATGCCCAGGGTAAGCTATAA
- a CDS encoding uncharacterized protein (Compare to YALI0E21175g, weakly similar to uniprot|P32843 Saccharomyces cerevisiae YMR302c PRP12 involved in early maturation of pre-rRNA, similar to Saccharomyces cerevisiae YME2 (YMR302C); ancestral locus Anc_5.19), protein MHKFRPIWRTVAGRRGTLRPQGARQSPLSVSLQQRWQHTPVAKSEKMRKEQDALEEHQERLEKDKKMMEENKQDGEKKEESSSGPSNESVLKEAKEVAQEGAKEEKTVSKEVDAALKALKEDAKLAASTAADKADPSSPEHIKKKEEEKAEKAEIHDTGVIETTEKERLLYFDNVIMATPSFMLGDHFPSWLLNRSEERVKDVIRKYAIPPGLRVDFNSVILRPKDGGAFVRYTLREHTGKYGTPREAEAAIINQLKKSDYRPWFDPFRTCRVFTVKGVPWIEDLKRIPNKTLKIWFEGPTLSQEELYSLFRRYGYIDNIVPPDAASKDPIVFAKVIYSCKGSSTTAKNCLNGMSVNDKTILHITFADHRTKLSYLKDFIVNHTRISIPILLALLATVSLWIFDPIRKESIKSKIQPIINLDNNIFYVQTKNILKPIWSWLWSWIVIHPRPTAKKAGTQLHQLWPERLSAIEDVKQWLQENVNTFIVVNGPRGSGKQELVMDYVLADRKTNGGGRGKILSIDCADLVKARNDPEFITTAAHQLGYFPVFPWMNNISSFIDLAIQGLTGQKGGFSETTEAQFKSMLGIASAAIADIALSNHNKEDHAKNQITRNSDYLQSHPDAKPVVVIEHFLARTDRNQFVYKHLAEWAASLIQSNTAHVIFITSDVTFQKVLSAALPNQIFKTVHAGDASAQSARDFVKQQMDEFKKAIEAARHLVEENKHQKERVEALVDEEPSLEEMLQHHRTELEYEREKREREGKIDDTLDEIIKEEKVIEERDRAEWDATSAAQREDEKVSPFDPDESTAGVEAEKEENKTDGDGEPATKDNGKSDEQNKNDTITSWKALIPPGTDEATLAEIPIPDLTDLDEALSPLGGRMTDLQAFIRRLKSGDTPREALRGMITQSATEIVQMFLMKDNAQWTKEQVWCLMKKVCKDSGNGVSIADLMVTEPMFKGALKPQGESGESTIGALERSEMVTVVTRDGKPTYIKAGKPLYRAAFQYILSDKTFSAMIETGFLESQMKLQNDKIVKYEEELRLLAKFPSKWGDDVNIRVRYLIDKMAACQQKIQKFEIQLAETKKTFAKNEQPKSWWKW, encoded by the coding sequence ATGCACAAATTCAGACCCATTTGGCGAACGGTGGCGGGTCGTCGAGGCACATTGAGGCCTCAGGGGGCCCGCCAGTCTCCGCTGAGTGTGTCTCTGCAGCAGCGATGGCAGCATACGCCGGTTGCCAAGAGTGAAAAGATGCGGAAGGAGCAGGATGCTTTGGAAGAGCATCAGGAAcggctggagaaggacaagaagatgatggaagAGAACAAGCAGGATggtgagaagaaggaggagagctCGTCTGGTCCGTCGAATGAGTctgttctcaaggaggccaaggaggtggctCAGGAGGGAGCCAAGGAAGAAAAGACTGTTAGCAAGGAGGTTGATGCAGCCCTCAAGGCTCTTAAGGAAGATGCCAAATTGGCTGCCAGTACTGCTGCCGATAAAGCCGATCCTTCGTCTCCCGAACATatcaaaaagaaggaggaggagaaagCTGAGAAGGCTGAGATCCATGACACCGGTGTGATTGAGACCACAGAGAAGGAGCGTCTTCTGTACTTTGACAATGTTATCATGGCCACTCCGTCCTTCATGCTGGGCGACCATTTCCCCTCATGGTTGCTGAATCGATCTGAAGAACGAGTCAAGGATGTGATTCGAAAGTATGCTATTCCCCCCGGCTTGCGAGTGGACTTCAACTCGGTCATTCTGAGACCCAAGGATGGAGGAGCCTTTGTCAGATACACTTTGCGAGAACACACGGGAAAGTACGGCACTCCTCGagaggccgaggctgccaTCATCAACCAGCTTAAGAAGTCTGACTACCGACCGTGGTTCGACCCTTTCCGAACATGTCGCGTGTTCACAGTCAAAGGTGTGCCCTGGATTGAGGACCTGAAACGAATTCCCAACAAGACTCTCAAAATCTGGTTCGAGGGCCCCACTCTGTCTCAGGAAGAACTGTACTCTCTGTTCCGTCGATATGGATATATTGACAATATCGTCCCTCCTGATGCGGCTAGCAAGGACCCCATTGTGTTTGCCAAGGTGATCTACTCGTGCAAGGGTTCGTCGACAACCGCCAAGAACTGTCTGAACGGAATGTCTGTTAACGACAAGACCATTCTGCACATTACATTTGCCGACCATCGGACCAAGTTGTCGTATCTGAAGGACTTTATCGTCAACCATACGCGTATCTCCATTCCCATTCTGTTGGCTCTGTTAGCAACTGTTTCTCTGTGGATCTTCGACCCCATTCGAAAAGAGTCCATCAAAAGCAAGATCCAGCCCATCATCAACCTCGACAACAACATCTTCTACGTACAGACTAAGAACATTCTGAAACCCATCTGGAGCTGGCTATGGTCTTGGATCGTCATCCATCCCCGACCCACTGCCAAGAAAGCTGGCACTCAGTTGCACCAGCTGTGGCCCGAACGTTTGTCTGCCATTGAGGATGTCAAGCAGTGGCTTCAGGAGAATGTCAACACCTTCATTGTCGTTAATGGTCCTCGAGGTTCTGGAAAACAGGAGCTAGTTATGGATTACGTTCTGGCTGACCGGAAGAccaatggaggaggacgtgGCAAGATTCTGTCCATTGACTGTGCCGACCTGGTCAAGGCGCGAAACGACCCCGAGTTTATCACTACCGCTGCCCATCAGCTTGGCTACTTCCCAGTGTTCCCCTGGATGAACAACATTTCTTCGTTCATTGATTTGGCCATCCAGGGCCTTACTGGTCAGAAGGGTGGTTTTTCGGAGACAACCGAGGCTCAGTTCAAGAGCATGCTCGGTATTGCTTCAGCCGCTATCGCCGACATTGCTCTGTCCAACCATAACAAGGAGGATCATGCCAAGAACCAAATTACTAGAAATAGCGACTATCTTCAGAGCCATCCCGATGCCAAGCCTGTTGTTGTCATTGAGCACTTTTTGGCCCGAACAGACCGAAACCAGTTTGTGTACAAGCATCTGGCTGAGTGGGCAGCTTCGTTGATCCAGTCTAACACTGCCCAtgtcatcttcatcacctCCGACGTGACTTTCCAGAAGGTGTTGTCGGCTGCTCTACCCAACCAAATCTTTAAGACGGTGCATGCAGGAGACGCCTCTGCGCAGTCGGCCCGAGACTTTGTGAAGCAGCAAATGGacgagttcaagaaggCGATTGAGGCTGCTCGTCATCTGGTTGAGGAGAACAAGCATCAGAAGGAACGGGTGGAGGCACTGGTGGATGAGGAGCCCTCCCTTGAAGAGATGCTTCAGCACCACCGAACCGAGCTAGAATACGAGCGAGAGAAACGGGAGCGAGAGGGAAAGATTGACGATACTCTGGACGAGATTATCAAGGAAGAAAAGGTGATTGAGGAGCGAGATCGAGCCGAGTGGGACGCCAcgtctgctgctcagcGAGAAGACGAAAAAGTGTCTCCTTTCGATCCCGATGAGTCCACTGCTGGCgtcgaggccgagaaggaagagaacAAGACTGACGGTGATGGAGAGCCTGCTACTAAAGACAATGGCAAGTCAGACGAACAGAACAAGAACGACACTATCACCAGCTGGAAGGCTCTGATTCCCCCTGGAACCGACGAGGCTACACTTGCGGAAATCCCGATTCCTGATCTCACAGATCTCGACGAAGCTCTCAGTCCTCTGGGAGGCCGAATGACCGATCTGCAGGCTTTCATCCGACGACTCAAGTCAGGGGACACTCCCCGAGAGGCTCTGCGAGGAATGATCACTCAGTCCGCTACTGAAATCGTGCAAATGTTCCTCATGAAGGACAATGCTCAGTGGACCAAGGAACAGGTGTGGTGCctgatgaagaaggtgtGCAAGGACAGTGGCAACGGCGTGTCCATTGCCGACCTCATGGTCACTGAGCCCATGTTTAAGGGAGCTCTCAAGCCCCAAGGAGAGTCGGGAGAATCCACTATCGGAGCTCTCGAACGAAGTGAAATGGTTACCGTGGTCACTAGAGACGGAAAGCCCACCTACATCAAGGCAGGCAAGCCTCTGTACCGAGCTGCGTTCCAGTACATTTTGTCCGACAAAACCTTCTCTGCCATGATTGAGACCGGTTTCCTGGAGAGCCAGATGAAGCTCCAGAACGACAAAATCGTAaagtacgaggaggagctgcggCTGCTAGCCAAGTTTCCTTCAAAGTGGGGAGACGACGTCAACATCCGAGTGAGATACCTAATTGACAAGATGGCGGCATGCCAGCAGAAGATTCAGAAATTTGAGATCCAGCTGGCAGAGACTAAGAAGACCTTTGCCAAGAATGAACAGCCCAAGAGCTGGTGGAAGTGGTAA